From a single Paenibacillus sp. FSL W8-0426 genomic region:
- a CDS encoding M3 family oligoendopeptidase, which yields MKMPLQPVWDLESVFSGGSSSAAFAAYLKDLEQDVRKLQQLLQETPVPTSAKATHVFDPVLELLQSCYVRISEGSAFVSCLSAQNQADKKAAQLQGTVSSIAAMLNSSKARFDNLLSQTPDEVWEAWIARDEWQPLSFVLNESRRLAREKLSPEMEGLALDLGVDGYHGWGKFYNTIVSKVNIPFEQNGETVMLSAGQASNKLSDSDRNVRESVFAKWEQAWTDVEDFCADTLNHLAGFRLKLYENRGWEDILKEPLAINRMSRQTLDTMWGVINDAKPALVRYLERKAKLLGVDKLSWSDVDAPVGTAGGKVTYDEAALNIVEQFAKFSPKLSAFAEMAFEKRWIEAEDRPGKRPGGFCTSLPLSKATRIFMTFSGTPSNVSTLAHELGHGYHQHIMEELPALNQRYAMNVAETASTFAELIVADALVQAATDEQEKLALLEDKIQRSVAFFMNIHARFLFETRFYEKRKQGLVSADELCKLMVEAQDEAFCGVLASNHPHFWASKLHFYLTGVPFYNFPYTFGYMFSAGIYARAQQEGTAFADKYDDLLRDTGRMTVEELAQKHLGTDLTKPDFWQNAARLVTDDIEQFLAMTE from the coding sequence ATGAAAATGCCATTACAGCCCGTTTGGGATTTGGAGTCCGTTTTTAGCGGGGGATCCTCCTCCGCAGCATTTGCTGCTTATTTGAAGGATCTGGAACAGGACGTGCGTAAACTGCAGCAGCTTTTGCAGGAAACGCCAGTACCTACCTCTGCCAAGGCTACACATGTATTCGATCCAGTACTGGAGCTGCTGCAAAGCTGTTACGTTCGCATTTCCGAAGGCTCCGCATTCGTGAGCTGTCTGTCCGCGCAAAACCAGGCTGACAAAAAGGCCGCCCAGCTCCAGGGAACCGTCAGTTCTATTGCAGCCATGCTGAATAGCAGCAAAGCGCGTTTTGACAACCTGCTTAGCCAGACCCCAGATGAGGTATGGGAAGCATGGATCGCCAGAGACGAATGGCAGCCGCTAAGCTTTGTTTTGAACGAAAGCCGCCGTCTGGCCCGGGAGAAATTGTCGCCTGAGATGGAGGGGCTTGCTCTGGATCTGGGTGTCGATGGTTACCATGGCTGGGGCAAGTTCTACAACACCATTGTAAGCAAAGTGAACATTCCATTTGAACAAAATGGTGAAACGGTGATGCTGTCTGCAGGCCAAGCTTCCAACAAGCTGAGCGATAGCGACCGGAACGTTCGCGAATCCGTATTCGCCAAATGGGAACAGGCCTGGACCGATGTGGAAGATTTCTGCGCGGATACGCTGAATCATCTGGCTGGTTTCCGGCTGAAGCTGTATGAGAATCGCGGCTGGGAGGATATTTTGAAGGAACCGCTCGCGATCAACCGCATGAGCCGCCAGACCTTGGATACGATGTGGGGCGTTATTAACGATGCTAAACCGGCGCTCGTGCGTTATCTCGAACGAAAAGCCAAGTTGCTGGGCGTAGACAAACTCAGCTGGAGTGACGTGGATGCTCCTGTGGGCACAGCGGGCGGAAAAGTGACTTATGACGAAGCCGCGTTGAATATTGTCGAACAGTTTGCCAAGTTCAGTCCCAAATTGTCCGCATTTGCGGAGATGGCTTTTGAGAAACGGTGGATTGAAGCCGAGGATCGCCCCGGCAAACGTCCTGGAGGGTTCTGTACTTCGCTTCCTTTGAGCAAAGCCACCCGAATCTTCATGACGTTCTCCGGCACGCCTTCCAATGTATCCACGCTTGCACATGAATTGGGCCACGGGTACCACCAGCACATCATGGAGGAGCTGCCTGCCTTGAACCAGCGCTATGCGATGAACGTAGCCGAGACGGCTTCCACCTTTGCGGAGCTGATCGTGGCCGATGCGCTTGTTCAGGCCGCGACGGACGAGCAGGAGAAGCTGGCTTTGCTGGAAGACAAAATTCAGCGCAGCGTCGCGTTCTTTATGAACATTCATGCACGTTTTCTGTTTGAGACCCGTTTCTATGAAAAACGAAAACAAGGGCTGGTCAGCGCCGATGAATTGTGCAAACTCATGGTTGAGGCGCAGGATGAAGCGTTCTGCGGCGTGCTCGCGTCGAACCATCCGCATTTTTGGGCATCCAAACTGCATTTTTATTTGACAGGCGTTCCGTTCTATAACTTTCCCTATACGTTTGGTTATATGTTCAGCGCGGGCATTTACGCCAGAGCGCAACAAGAGGGTACCGCATTTGCAGACAAGTATGATGACTTGCTGCGGGATACCGGACGAATGACCGTTGAGGAACTGGCGCAGAAGCATCTCGGCACCGATTTGACGAAGCCTGATTTCTGGCAGAATGCTGCCCGGCTCGTTACGGATGATATCGAACAGTTCCTTGCCATGACGGAGTAG
- a CDS encoding globin → MNPGQSIYDNLGGEQGVRALVEAFYPIVQQNEQLAPLFPEDIRPVMEKQFMFLSQFFGGPALFSEAFGHPMMRARHMGFEVTVQRAEAWLACMDQALTQIGVEEPLHSFILQRLSGPAYHFVNTP, encoded by the coding sequence ATGAACCCAGGACAAAGTATTTATGACAACCTTGGCGGTGAGCAGGGCGTTCGCGCTCTGGTCGAAGCGTTCTATCCCATTGTGCAGCAAAACGAACAGTTGGCCCCTCTGTTTCCTGAGGATATCAGACCGGTCATGGAGAAACAATTTATGTTTTTATCGCAATTTTTTGGCGGGCCTGCTTTGTTTTCCGAAGCATTTGGTCATCCGATGATGCGTGCCCGCCATATGGGTTTTGAAGTGACGGTGCAGCGGGCAGAGGCTTGGCTCGCTTGCATGGATCAAGCATTGACACAGATTGGTGTGGAAGAGCCGCTGCATTCCTTTATTCTCCAACGTTTGTCGGGGCCGGCTTACCATTTCGTAAATACGCCTTAG
- a CDS encoding M23 family metallopeptidase produces MKKRLNARLYRHRWIYIGFAVLLLIPGLSVRTYAKPAAPEPRPQLKELKPAEIFAERRHLYESIGQMTDIPWYRLAAIDQYERTLTRAHPKDRKHPERLTGIFMTSPAWRGWLNPDETDQKPQSILVFGGYGRDGSGDGMADANNDVDVLYSMAEFIRKHGNRQEDFNIALWEYYHNSRAVQRIQQFAKLYEHFDTLDLFAHAFPVPLGTNYSYRSTWGTKRSWGGYRIHEGTDIFAPYGLPVRSTCYGIVEVKGWNPFGGWRIGIRDLNNHYHYYAHLSGFDKKTHIGQIVTPGQIVGWVGSSGYGKPGTQGKFPPHLHYGIYRDSGLAEWSFDPYPLLNHWEKEEYRQIKAGKKNK; encoded by the coding sequence GTGAAAAAGCGTTTGAACGCGCGATTATACCGTCATCGCTGGATCTACATCGGTTTTGCCGTCCTGCTGCTAATTCCTGGTTTGTCCGTGCGAACCTACGCCAAACCCGCAGCACCCGAACCAAGGCCGCAACTTAAGGAATTGAAGCCTGCGGAAATTTTTGCCGAAAGAAGGCATTTGTACGAAAGCATCGGCCAAATGACCGACATTCCGTGGTACAGGCTCGCCGCAATCGATCAGTATGAGCGAACGCTCACCCGAGCTCATCCGAAGGACCGCAAACACCCGGAGCGGCTGACAGGCATATTCATGACGTCTCCGGCCTGGAGAGGCTGGCTGAATCCGGATGAAACGGATCAGAAGCCGCAATCGATCCTGGTCTTCGGCGGTTACGGGCGCGACGGCTCCGGCGACGGTATGGCCGACGCCAATAACGATGTCGACGTGTTGTACAGCATGGCTGAATTTATTCGAAAGCACGGAAACCGGCAGGAGGATTTCAACATCGCCCTATGGGAGTATTACCACAATTCCCGCGCCGTGCAGCGGATCCAGCAATTCGCCAAGCTGTATGAGCATTTCGATACGCTGGACCTGTTTGCGCACGCCTTTCCCGTGCCCCTCGGTACCAATTATTCCTATCGCAGCACCTGGGGAACGAAGCGCAGTTGGGGCGGCTACCGAATCCATGAAGGAACCGACATTTTCGCGCCTTATGGTCTCCCCGTTCGCAGCACCTGTTACGGGATCGTGGAAGTCAAAGGCTGGAATCCGTTCGGGGGCTGGAGGATCGGCATCCGGGACTTGAACAACCATTATCATTATTACGCGCACTTGTCCGGTTTCGACAAAAAGACGCATATCGGCCAAATCGTTACTCCAGGCCAAATCGTCGGATGGGTGGGCAGCTCGGGCTACGGCAAACCGGGCACGCAAGGCAAATTTCCGCCCCACCTTCACTATGGCATTTACAGGGACAGCGGGCTTGCCGAGTGGTCGTTCGACCCCTATCCGCTGTTGAATCATTGGGAGAAGGAAGAATACCGCCAAATCAAAGCAGGCAAAAAAAATAAATGA
- the lipA gene encoding lipoyl synthase — MAKRVKEPKPDWIRIKLTTGDNYQEIKNMMRSKTLHTVCEEARCPNIYECWANRTATFMILGDICTRACRFCAVNTGLPTELDLQEPERVAEAAEQMNLQHCVITSVARDDLKDGGASIFAETVKAVRRRLPLCSVEVLIPDFMGDRDSLKIVMDAKPDILNHNIETVERLSDKVRAKAKYKRSLELLARAKEMQPNIPTKSSIMLGVGEEYDEILQTMDDLRAVDCDIMTIGQYLQPSEKHLYVEKYYPPEEFAALKQEGLKRGFSHVESGPMVRSSYHAHEQVKSATKHTEQAATLA; from the coding sequence TTGGCTAAACGTGTTAAGGAGCCGAAACCGGACTGGATTCGGATCAAATTGACAACCGGCGATAATTATCAGGAAATCAAAAACATGATGCGTTCCAAAACCTTACATACGGTATGTGAGGAAGCGAGGTGCCCGAACATTTACGAATGTTGGGCCAATCGAACGGCCACTTTTATGATTTTGGGCGACATCTGCACACGGGCATGCCGGTTCTGCGCGGTAAATACCGGCTTGCCGACGGAGCTCGATTTGCAGGAACCTGAACGGGTAGCGGAAGCAGCCGAGCAGATGAACCTGCAGCATTGCGTCATCACCAGCGTGGCGCGGGACGACTTGAAGGATGGAGGGGCATCCATTTTTGCAGAAACGGTCAAAGCCGTGCGTCGGCGTCTGCCGCTCTGCAGCGTGGAAGTGCTTATTCCTGACTTTATGGGGGATCGCGACTCCTTGAAAATCGTCATGGATGCGAAGCCGGACATTCTGAATCACAATATTGAAACGGTTGAACGCCTGTCGGATAAGGTCCGGGCAAAGGCCAAATACAAACGGTCTCTGGAGCTGCTGGCACGCGCCAAAGAAATGCAGCCCAACATCCCGACCAAATCGAGCATTATGCTTGGCGTAGGCGAAGAATATGATGAAATTTTGCAAACGATGGACGACCTGCGGGCTGTGGATTGTGATATCATGACGATAGGGCAGTATTTGCAGCCGTCAGAGAAGCATCTGTACGTGGAAAAATACTATCCGCCGGAAGAATTTGCGGCCTTGAAACAGGAAGGCTTGAAGCGCGGTTTCAGCCACGTCGAATCCGGCCCAATGGTGCGCAGCTCCTATCATGCCCATGAGCAAGTCAAATCTGCGACGAAGCATACGGAGCAAGCGGCAACACTCGCATGA
- a CDS encoding YycC family protein: MKPLQISADTAVKLAESLGVPLEHLMHMPQHILLQKIAELAKTEASTPKPSSSEGDQQ, encoded by the coding sequence ATGAAACCTTTGCAAATATCGGCAGACACTGCCGTCAAATTAGCGGAATCTCTCGGCGTACCGCTCGAGCACTTGATGCATATGCCGCAGCATATCCTGTTGCAAAAAATCGCGGAATTGGCAAAGACGGAAGCAAGCACTCCCAAACCATCTTCTTCGGAAGGCGATCAGCAATGA
- a CDS encoding YutD family protein encodes MEEQKCMVPEQEQIQDQIQEKPEERPKEKVIVQVGNKNYEIVQNHKNGWNPEVFRDRYSEVLERYDYIVGDWGYSQLRLKGFYRDNHPKANKDSAISHMVDYINEYCNFGCAYFVLQKSKDQPPKAKSGS; translated from the coding sequence TTGGAAGAACAGAAATGCATGGTGCCCGAGCAGGAGCAGATCCAGGATCAAATTCAGGAAAAGCCCGAAGAGCGGCCCAAGGAAAAAGTGATCGTACAGGTCGGCAACAAAAATTACGAGATCGTGCAGAACCATAAAAACGGCTGGAATCCCGAGGTGTTTCGCGATCGTTACAGCGAAGTGCTGGAGCGTTACGACTATATCGTCGGGGACTGGGGATACAGCCAGCTGCGCTTGAAGGGATTTTACCGGGACAACCATCCCAAGGCCAACAAGGACTCTGCCATTTCGCATATGGTCGATTACATTAATGAATACTGCAATTTCGGTTGTGCATATTTCGTGCTGCAAAAGAGCAAGGATCAGCCACCGAAAGCCAAAAGCGGCTCCTGA
- a CDS encoding NAD kinase, with translation MRYYVQDRGDQLSIELSQQFHALAKEAGFKLDAESPQIVISIGGDGTMLQAFHNFIDRIPEIAFVGVHTGHLGFYADWKKDELRELIDLMSGKGDPELLKPRIVQYPLLELEIRKKSGNASYIALNEFTLKGVDGTVVAQVDINDVTFEMFRGDGICVSTPSGSTAYNKALGGAMVHPTIDAIQIAEIASINNRVYRTLGSPIILPKHHHCDIFSRKEQRLLLTIDHVNVMVEDLISVRCQVSSQKVSFARFRPYPFWSRVRTAFLD, from the coding sequence TTGAGATACTATGTTCAAGACCGCGGAGACCAGTTATCGATTGAACTGAGTCAGCAGTTCCACGCGCTGGCCAAAGAAGCCGGATTCAAGCTTGATGCAGAATCCCCGCAGATCGTCATTTCCATTGGCGGAGACGGAACCATGCTGCAGGCCTTTCACAACTTTATCGACCGGATTCCGGAAATCGCCTTTGTCGGAGTCCATACAGGCCATCTCGGGTTTTATGCCGATTGGAAGAAGGATGAGCTGCGCGAACTGATTGATTTGATGAGCGGCAAAGGAGACCCGGAACTTCTCAAGCCCCGCATTGTGCAATATCCGCTGCTCGAGCTCGAAATTCGCAAAAAATCCGGCAACGCCTCGTACATTGCCTTGAACGAATTCACGCTCAAAGGCGTGGACGGCACGGTCGTCGCGCAGGTGGACATCAATGACGTTACCTTCGAGATGTTTCGGGGTGATGGAATCTGCGTATCCACGCCGTCAGGCAGTACGGCCTACAACAAGGCGCTTGGAGGCGCCATGGTTCATCCCACCATTGATGCGATTCAAATCGCGGAGATCGCTTCGATCAATAACAGGGTCTACCGAACGCTCGGCTCGCCCATCATTTTGCCCAAACATCACCACTGCGACATTTTTTCGCGAAAAGAACAGCGTTTGCTGCTGACGATCGATCATGTCAACGTGATGGTTGAGGATTTGATTTCGGTACGCTGTCAAGTATCCAGCCAAAAGGTAAGCTTTGCGCGTTTCCGTCCCTATCCGTTCTGGAGCCGGGTACGTACTGCATTTTTGGACTAG
- the gnd gene encoding phosphogluconate dehydrogenase (NAD(+)-dependent, decarboxylating) — translation MKLGLIGLGKMGLNLGRNLIDHKHEVVAFDLNEQAVAEMKEYGAQGVSSYADMVASLESPRVLWIMVPHNVVDVVLKEVAPLLSKGDIIIEAGNSHYKESIRRYEELKPQGIHYMDAGTSGGMEGARNGACYMIGGDPEAWEIVEPAFRDTAVENGYLYAGKAGSGHFLKMVHNGIEYGMMASIGEGFDVLEKSDFDFDFEKVARVWNNGSVIRSWLMELTERAFSKDANLDEIKGVMHSSGEGRWTVETAFDLQTATPVIALSLLMRYRSLETDTFTGKVVAALRNEFGGHAVEKK, via the coding sequence ATGAAACTTGGACTTATCGGACTTGGTAAAATGGGCTTGAACCTGGGCAGAAACTTGATCGACCATAAACATGAGGTTGTTGCCTTCGACCTGAACGAACAAGCTGTAGCAGAAATGAAAGAATACGGTGCACAAGGTGTATCTTCTTATGCAGATATGGTGGCATCCCTCGAATCACCGCGCGTACTGTGGATCATGGTTCCACATAACGTGGTTGACGTTGTATTGAAAGAAGTTGCTCCGTTGCTGTCCAAAGGCGACATCATCATCGAAGCAGGCAACTCCCACTACAAAGAATCCATCCGTCGTTACGAAGAACTGAAACCGCAAGGCATTCACTATATGGACGCAGGAACATCAGGCGGTATGGAAGGCGCACGCAACGGCGCTTGTTACATGATCGGTGGAGATCCGGAAGCTTGGGAAATCGTTGAACCTGCGTTCCGCGACACTGCCGTGGAAAATGGGTACCTGTACGCCGGTAAAGCGGGCAGCGGGCACTTCCTCAAAATGGTGCATAACGGCATCGAGTACGGCATGATGGCTTCCATCGGCGAAGGTTTCGACGTTCTGGAGAAAAGCGACTTCGACTTCGACTTCGAAAAAGTGGCTCGCGTGTGGAACAACGGTTCCGTTATCCGTTCGTGGCTGATGGAATTGACGGAGCGTGCATTCTCCAAAGACGCTAACCTGGACGAAATCAAAGGGGTTATGCATTCTTCCGGTGAAGGCCGCTGGACGGTTGAAACGGCATTCGACCTGCAGACCGCTACCCCGGTTATCGCGTTGTCCCTGTTGATGCGTTATCGTTCCCTGGAAACAGATACGTTTACAGGTAAAGTCGTTGCGGCGCTTCGCAACGAATTCGGCGGACATGCTGTCGAAAAAAAATAA
- a CDS encoding DUF2225 domain-containing protein, which yields MELEPLYKVKITCNYCEHVFETSRVRPSLKRPYRSDSDFCAYYKKENPDFYVVRICPECGFASTENSTEKLSDLQKKNFMDQVGSRWEKRDYSGPRTLANALETYKLGLLCAQAIKEKDRVIAGLLHHIAWLYRYREDHEQERRFLEFSLDAYVKVFEMEGAGSNEARLLYLIGELNRRIGRFHEAVKWFGRVIHDKRITDAAMIRASREQWALLREQMISGQMELPEEMLEADKEAAKRSPL from the coding sequence CTGGAACTGGAACCTCTGTATAAAGTGAAAATCACATGCAATTATTGCGAGCATGTATTCGAAACCTCGCGGGTAAGACCGAGTTTGAAGCGGCCTTACCGTTCAGATTCCGATTTTTGCGCCTATTATAAAAAAGAAAACCCGGATTTCTACGTCGTGCGCATATGCCCGGAGTGCGGATTCGCCTCGACGGAAAATTCCACCGAAAAGCTGAGCGATCTGCAGAAGAAAAACTTTATGGATCAGGTCGGCAGCCGTTGGGAAAAACGCGATTACAGCGGACCGCGCACGCTGGCTAACGCCTTGGAAACGTACAAGCTTGGGTTATTATGTGCTCAGGCCATCAAAGAGAAGGACAGGGTCATTGCCGGGTTGCTCCACCATATCGCCTGGTTATACCGGTATCGGGAAGATCATGAACAGGAGCGCCGTTTTCTGGAATTCAGCCTGGATGCCTACGTCAAGGTGTTCGAAATGGAAGGCGCGGGCAGCAATGAAGCAAGGTTGCTCTACCTGATTGGTGAGCTGAACCGCAGAATAGGCCGCTTTCATGAAGCGGTCAAATGGTTCGGCCGAGTGATCCATGATAAGCGTATCACGGATGCGGCCATGATTCGCGCGTCAAGGGAACAGTGGGCGCTGCTTCGCGAACAGATGATTTCCGGACAGATGGAATTGCCCGAGGAAATGCTCGAAGCAGACAAAGAGGCTGCGAAGCGCAGCCCCTTGTAG
- the yunB gene encoding sporulation protein YunB: protein MRRRMRWRSRRIRKPRKPPSGKRRIWLIILLVSVFCVLQGFAYVEKKMKPPIMHLAKIRVKQIATEAINSAITAQVAEGKATEGLIDWKTDQTGKVSGFMLNYDEHMRITASTMNIVQSTLQNIHMLKEKIPLGQALGSPVLASFGPSIPLRVEPQGAVKVDLNTRQQNAGINMILVEVYIRIIAEVAVVVPFDMEPETVDTEIPISYLLVVGDVPMYYYDNQGRPVGDNGNGAPAIALPSGQGGGVSGSGGVSTPVVPQQTLPGGQHEPQPAIPGMEEELQTDAAHESH from the coding sequence ATGAGAAGAAGAATGCGCTGGAGAAGCCGCAGGATAAGGAAACCGCGAAAGCCGCCAAGCGGAAAGCGGCGCATATGGCTGATTATTTTGCTGGTATCGGTTTTTTGCGTGCTGCAGGGGTTTGCCTACGTCGAGAAAAAAATGAAGCCGCCAATCATGCATTTGGCCAAGATCCGGGTCAAGCAGATTGCGACGGAGGCGATTAACAGCGCGATCACCGCACAAGTGGCCGAAGGAAAAGCGACGGAAGGGCTGATCGATTGGAAGACGGATCAAACCGGAAAAGTTTCGGGTTTCATGCTGAACTATGACGAACATATGCGCATCACCGCAAGTACGATGAACATCGTGCAGTCCACGCTGCAGAACATCCATATGTTGAAAGAAAAGATCCCTCTCGGCCAGGCGTTGGGAAGCCCCGTTCTGGCATCGTTCGGACCCAGCATTCCGCTCCGGGTAGAGCCTCAAGGCGCGGTCAAAGTCGACCTGAATACCCGCCAACAGAACGCGGGCATCAATATGATACTGGTCGAAGTATACATCCGCATTATTGCGGAAGTCGCGGTCGTTGTCCCGTTTGATATGGAACCCGAAACGGTGGATACGGAAATTCCGATTTCCTACTTGTTAGTCGTAGGGGATGTTCCCATGTACTACTACGATAACCAAGGAAGGCCTGTAGGAGATAACGGTAACGGTGCACCTGCCATTGCCCTGCCGTCGGGCCAAGGCGGCGGCGTATCGGGCAGCGGAGGCGTGAGCACGCCTGTCGTGCCGCAGCAGACTCTGCCTGGTGGACAACACGAGCCGCAGCCCGCGATTCCCGGCATGGAGGAGGAACTGCAGACGGACGCGGCGCATGAAAGCCATTAA
- the ylbJ gene encoding sporulation integral membrane protein YlbJ, translated as MAATQKWIPAMIAFALLLMCGLMAMFPAESWHAGVRGLSIWWDVLFPSLFPFLVLSELLLGFGIVHFLGTMLNPLMRPLFRVPGSGGFVFAVSCASGYPTGAKLTAQLYEQKLVTREEGERLVSFTTSSDPIFMIGAVSVGFFHNAAIAPVLVIAHYASAFIVGVLMRFHGSSGTIPSAPASDAHLLSSGERQKNRVARAIRAMHEARLADGRPLGELLRQAVASSLRLIIIVGGLVVFFSVIMELLVQTGALGQLYRFTEHLLQLAGLPSAVSHSLVGGLFEVTLGAKEAGAAGSAVPLPYKVAAAAFVLSWGGLSVHAQIMSVLSHTPLRYGPFLLARVIHALIAPVLVLLLWSPITGSLTQSVFHPSGVISGQSAYRADWSLILFSGIGVLAGMILFMLCISFMCSRFLPRRIER; from the coding sequence ATGGCCGCAACCCAAAAGTGGATTCCCGCAATGATTGCCTTTGCGCTGCTCCTGATGTGTGGACTGATGGCCATGTTCCCAGCCGAATCCTGGCATGCGGGAGTGCGCGGACTCTCAATCTGGTGGGACGTGTTGTTCCCTTCCTTATTCCCGTTTCTGGTGCTGTCCGAGCTGTTGCTCGGATTCGGCATCGTTCATTTTCTTGGCACGATGCTTAATCCGTTGATGCGGCCGCTGTTTCGCGTGCCGGGAAGCGGAGGATTCGTATTTGCAGTCAGCTGCGCCTCCGGATATCCGACAGGAGCCAAACTTACGGCACAGCTGTATGAACAAAAGCTGGTTACGCGCGAAGAGGGCGAACGTCTGGTCTCTTTTACGACATCATCCGATCCGATCTTTATGATCGGGGCTGTATCGGTCGGTTTTTTCCACAACGCGGCCATTGCTCCTGTGCTGGTAATCGCCCACTACGCTTCCGCATTCATTGTCGGCGTACTCATGCGCTTTCACGGCTCCTCAGGCACGATTCCATCGGCTCCCGCATCGGATGCGCATCTCCTCTCCTCCGGTGAACGGCAAAAAAACAGGGTCGCAAGGGCCATTCGGGCCATGCATGAAGCACGCCTGGCAGATGGGCGACCGCTGGGGGAACTGCTGCGTCAGGCGGTCGCATCTTCCCTCCGCCTTATTATTATCGTCGGCGGGCTGGTTGTATTCTTTTCGGTCATCATGGAGCTTCTGGTCCAGACAGGGGCACTCGGTCAATTGTACCGGTTTACCGAACATTTGCTTCAGCTTGCCGGCCTGCCTTCTGCCGTTTCCCACAGCCTTGTCGGCGGATTGTTCGAAGTCACCTTGGGTGCCAAAGAAGCGGGAGCTGCCGGCTCGGCAGTCCCCCTTCCGTATAAAGTGGCCGCCGCCGCGTTTGTACTGTCCTGGGGCGGGTTATCCGTTCATGCCCAGATTATGAGCGTGCTCAGCCACACTCCGCTCAGGTACGGTCCTTTCCTGCTCGCTCGGGTTATTCACGCGTTGATTGCACCCGTACTCGTTCTTCTGTTATGGTCGCCCATCACGGGAAGTTTGACGCAATCCGTGTTCCATCCGTCGGGCGTGATTTCCGGGCAAAGCGCCTATAGGGCGGACTGGTCCTTGATCCTGTTTTCCGGGATCGGCGTGCTTGCGGGCATGATACTGTTTATGCTTTGCATCTCTTTCATGTGTTCGCGGTTCTTGCCTCGTCGCATCGAAAGGTAG